In Oscarella lobularis chromosome 5, ooOscLobu1.1, whole genome shotgun sequence, the genomic window CCTTTATTAAACCCGTTCTTGTCGTAGGAGAAGGCCAAACGTGGTCGAGTCAAGGGAgattctcctttcttttctagccTTCCtgcgttctcgttctcggcCTTCTACACCGTATCCTCATTTCCGAGAGCTAAGAACTCGAAGCACAATGGGAACAATCTCACCACAAGTTGGAAGCGATGTCTCAAATGGACGAACAGTTTTTCAAGCCAGAAAAACAGCCCCGTgggtgggggggggggggggggggggggctcTACTTAACGTCAAGAGACAAGGCGGCACAAAGAATCATAGTGTATTAGTAGGATAAAAAATGGAAATTTCTAATCTTGGCCACTGCCTCTAGTTTCACCAATAGCCAACCCGACCTGCAGAATACATATACACTAGCTAGTTCAGCAAAGAGTTCACACACAAACATAAAAAACCAAACATAAAAAACCAAACATCGCAGAACGAAAAACGCCGGTTTTAAAGCAAATACCCAACATGGTTGATGGCGGAAAAATTTCCGAAgctcatcttttttttatgGATATCACACATCCGTCTGCCGGAACTCTCGTAGCATCAAATATCATTTTATAACTTTGATCCGTTTCAATACGATGCCAGTCAGCAATTCCAGAGGCAATAGCTGTAGTTAGAAGAATCGAAAGTTCGGCGAGATTTTTACCCACGCACCGATGCACTCCAACGCCAAAGGGAATATAGTGCTTCACATTTCGAATGTGTTCGCGACGTTCTGGCCCAAATCTATCAGGATCGAACTTGTGGGGCTCAGAAAAGCTGTCGGTATATAGAACGTCGCGTAAGTTTACAACAACGCTCGTCTCCTTGCGTATGAAAATGCCATTGATCTTGCGATCACGCTCTGCCTTGAAGCCGAGACCCACAAGAGGGttttcaaaacgaagaatttctctcataacctagaaaaaaataaatagatgtTATCCTTGAATATCATTTAGTCATTTGCCAAGCCACTTATATACTTGTGTTGTGTAGGTCATCTGGTCCAATATTTCTGTGGTGACTGGATTGTCCTCCGGACGAAGTTGGTTCTGTTCACTGCGTATTCTAGCCAGAACGTCAGGATGGGTGGTCATGAGAGCGAAAAATGCCGTAAGCGTTGATACGGTCGAATCAAGACCCGCAAAAATGAAAGTCACTAAATGGTCTGTGACAATTCGTTTCATATCAGAGTCGTTAAACTGtccgtcgcttttctcaATCAGAGACTGCATCCAATAGTCTGTAAGGGAATACAGTTTTTCTCTGCTCTTACGCGCTCAATGGAAGCCTCGACAACCGCCATCATATTGCCAATTAATAACTTGCGAGCGTTCATGGCGCGCCAAAATGTCGTACCAGGAATGTTTATAGGCAAGGAAAAGATTCCCATTATCATTGTGTCATAATTCTCCCTCCAATGTAGGCTAGGGTCATAGTCGTTTCCCAAGAAGACCTTCatgagaaaatcaaatacCATGTCGCGAGCTTTCGACGCAACCCTAATCGTTccgtttccgtcgtttctctCGCAATCACTGATCCAAAGACGAAGGTGCTTTCGAGTATTGCTTTCCATCGTCGGCAAATAGGAAGTCAATCTCTTTCGTGATAAAACGGAAATCAATGTTTTTCGAAGAAAAGCGTGTTCCTCTCCGCGCACGAAAAACAGCGTTTTGCCGAAGATGCTGTTGTCGGAGAAAGATAAAGCTATAGTAAAGTCGCGGCCCTGTTCTTTCATTACGGTCTTGAATACAGTGGCATCGTTGACGTACAACGCAAATCTTTAGACAACAAAATCAGTCAAGCGACATCTTATATAACTAACAGCCAACTTCCAACGTAAATATGAGACTGAGGACAGTATAGTACAAAATAAATGTAGACTAACAACTAacattaataattaattcaatttatttatcaatttATGCGTGAGACGCGAAGATTACTAGTACGAGAGGATCGGTCTGAAATAACATTTATTAGCGTTCCTTCCCAGCATTGAATCCCACGACACTTTTCCTCTCGCGAAGACTTCGGTGCTAAACTTGTGCCCATCTCGTGCGAGCGGAATTAGGTTTCCTATAAATGGAACAAGCCATTTTGGACCAGGAATGCCTTTTCCAAGTCGACGCAAGCGAATCTGTTCCAACGCGGCAAGCACAACAAGggtgaaaacgacgatagcgagagcgagaagcATCGTCACCGTCAGCCGTCAGGGCACTATAATAAGATTATTACATGTATAGGGCACTGTGAGGAAGTGATGTCAATGGTTTCAAGTCCCGTACAACCATTTCCTTTGAAAGGTACATTTAGTCATAGATATGATTTAGTGTTGTGATAGCAATAGTCCATAGTCTGCATCTTtgttctctcttcttcttgccCTCGGAAGACCCTCAATATACTTTGACTACACAGTGTGTAGGCAGAGATTAAGTAGTACTTAAGGCCGCGATAGGGTTACCAgggtaaaaaaaaaacggaaaAATAAAGCACTTTCAAAAAATACTTTGAGGTATCTTCTATCCGTTCGCCGACTAGTAGATTCGATGGTCGTGAAGGAACGCCTGGAACGCACCGTGTAACGAGAGAAGGTCCTAaactaacgcgcgctactgAACAGAAAAAGGGTCTtttttcatcattttctATGTATAGGACATCATTTGAAGTAAGTAAGGTAATAGATAACATAATACATAAGAATATTGTTGGCTAATTATATTTCTTTGCGACTTCGTTTCGCCACATCGACTCtcttcgcgtcgaacgcTTCGAGAATTTCGCCAagctcgacgtcaacgatcgGCCGCTGAAAAGGTAAGTTATGCATGTGTAAAAATAGTTCATACCGTCTACCTCGCACGTCGAGGGACCCCGAACGCCGGGATCAGCTcgatttttgacgtcttcgGGGTACAGACCCCGAAGCACGTCCTTCACTGCAGCCGGCCAACAATAAGTTGGCCCGCTCTTTTCGAACGGACCGTCCACGACGCTCGCGCGGCCTAGCCCACCGCCGTACTGCAAAAAAGGGCATCATCgatcaatcgatcgatcgatcgaacgaAAGAGCGAGCGATCGTGTTACGCGTCACTTCTACTCACCCACATCGAATTCTTGAGAGCGAGATACGCTCTCGCTCTCCTCTCGCGATCGCTTTCTGGTCGCCCGTGCCGTTTCTTCATCGACGCTGCTGACAGCTTCGCTGTCAGCAGCGTCTTCAGCTTCTCAGGGAAATCGAAGCTGTGAAAAATAGGAAATGGCTAATGATGCGTTCTTTTACGGTTTGATCGCCGCGTACCCAGCCGCGTGGCATTGTCGTTCAAACGCTTGTAAGGCGGACATTGTACAgtagtttttttcttgtgacTGGTCTTTTTGTCAATCAATAAAAGCCAATGAACTACGATTACTTGCTACATTGACAATGGCCTTTGTCAAATCGGCGAGCTACGATTTTGACAATGGCGCTTGTCCAATAGAGCTGCGTCTTACTAATTTGCAACATTGTCAATGGTATTGTATCAAATCACGTTGCATTGCTACACAATTGCAACAATGGGTCACGCAAAAAAGTACGGCTCGTGGAggacaaagaaacgacaGGGTTTTAGCGGAGTTCCTTCGTGGAAAAAGCGCCTACCTCAGGCTACGGATAAAGCCCGCACTCCACCAGCAGAATGGTGCCGTCCCGCTGCAAGACCCCAAAAATTTTCGGCCGATGGCTATCGCTTCGTTCACCTGGCGcacgtcttcgacgaattgTCAAAGGCTTTTTCGTGCAGCCACTGCCAGAAGTCGAATTTCCAGCTTTTAGAGGTCAACGAGAAGCGACGCGGTTTCTGTTCTACACTGATGCTAAAATGCACGTTATGTAAATCGTGCCATCTTTTTACcacttcgccgtcgctcgaaaaTCAGAAAGGTGGCCAAATACgcaataaaataatttttatataaCAATATGATCACAGGCGGCCGGAGTTCAGATGTCAATCGACGCGCAGTATTTGCGGCGGTTCTCATGGGGAAAAGCCGCCAAGACATGCTGAAGTTGGCCGGCGCATTCAATATGCCAGCACCACCTCTCCGCGACAGCTGGAATGACCATATCGAGAAAATTGACAACGCTGTCACAGGAGTAAACAAATGACATCTTACTTTATTTACTATTACACAATGCACTGTCGCTTGCaggtttttgaagaatctGCGTTGAAAGCCGTTACCGATTttcggaaaaagaaagacgttccGGAGGATCGAATCGCTGACGCTGCCGTGTCTTTCGACGGCACGTGGGCGAAGCGGGGACATTCGTCCCACTATGGCGTTCAGGCCCTCGTCTTGCAAACGACAGGCTGCGTAATCGATTTTAATGTTTTCTCGAACCTGTGCGTCGTCTGCGACCGGATGGAGCGATCCTCGCCGGACACAAGCAGCGACGGCTACAGACGTTGGCTGGAAAGCCACTCGCCTCATTGCCGGAGGAATTTTCGCAGATCGGCGAACGCGATGGAGGCGGATGGAGCCGTGGTACTTTGGCAGCGATCGATCGCCAAGTACCAACTGCGGTAAGCACTTCTGGCTGTGCGCCGCAAAATCGTAAAGATAGACTACTCACTGTATAGATATTCTactttcgtcggcgacggtgatTCGAAAGCCTATAAAGcggtcgtcgacgaatcgatctACGGATCAGATCAGCCCATTTCGAGGCAAACTTGCATTGGCCATGTCCAAAAACGAATGGGCACGAAGCTCCGAAAATGGAAAGGGAATCATCGCGGAACAATACTAGAGGATGGCCATGGCGTTGCCGGTAAAAATCGGCTAACTGATGCCCTAATTGACAAGTAGACTCAACCTGTTTTCGtctgctgttgctgcattatatatgtattttTAGACTTCAAACGTACTACGGCAACGCCATTCGAAAAAACATCGGTGATGTGCCGGGAATGATACGAGCAACCAAGGCCATCCTATACCACTGTAGCCAATTGCACGGGCAAGACTACCAGacaatcgtcgacggcgtgaaAGAAGCCTAccgcgagaaagaaaaacaaattgaATTTTACGATCATGGGTCTTGCCCCAAAacggaagaagagcgacaTCGCTATTGCCCTGAAGGAAGAGAGTCGTGGTGCCAATGGCAAAAAGACAAGGCGGCGGGTACAGATGAATACGATCCGGAAAAATCATCTACGAGATTACCACACTCTTTTTTTCACGCCCTTCGTGGCATTTTTGATATACTGTCGAACGACACTCTTCTTCGTCAGTGCTCAGACGGATATACCCAAAATGCGGTAAATGGATGTATAACTGTTGTGGTGTGGTTTCATTATGCATAAAATTTCTGTAGAACGAATCATTTCACAGTAGCCTTTGGAACCTGGCCCCGAAATCCCAGCATCGGGGGCCCAAAGCTTATCGCCGTTGCCACAAAGATCGCAGCAGCCTACTTCAATCACGGATACAGAGCACTAACAAGAACGATGTGCACAACGGGAATTAACGCCGGAAGCCACTCGTTTGCGGCATTTGAAGAAATCCATCGTCAGAGAATGTCGGCTGCAGAACGAAAGAAACAGAGGTGGTGGAAGGAGACACGGGTTTCTCGGCGCAATGATAAACGGCGCCAGACTGATaagcagaagagaaaagaaggacCTATGTACGTAGCAGGAGGATTCGACGACTGTTCTGAGGAAGTCGAAAAACAGCCGGgacgaaaaaggaagtcaaatcccatttcttcttctgcccCGAAGTTGGCGAAAGGTGAGCGACGAACGTCCGGTCGTGTGAGGAGAGTGACTGAGCGACTGCGAGAAATGATTGAAGCAGAAAGGGAGTGGGGAGAGGCGGCAGGAGAAGAGGAGGCAGACAAGGAGGCAGAAGAATAAAAATATGTATCCACCTGAGCCGTATATagataaatatatatacatatggCTCTGACGTACATAcgtgaatgacgtcaccacgtCACGATACGTTCTCGAACGCTTTATTCGGTGTCTGACACCGACCGCGAGAGACTCGATCGAAGGAATGAGGCGTGAGACAGCTCAGGTAGGCCACCTCTTGCTGTTTTTGAGGCTGCGTAACTTTGGAAGGCCTCCCACGCTAACGTCACGCAAGCTGCCCCTTTATCCCACTTGGAACTGTTTCTCTCGTTCAGTGACGCGAACTACCCAGAAAGCCTAacacgatcgcgatcgtgaACTTCTTCCGCACACAACTACGACGGCTTTTTTCGATCGAACTCGTTGGCTGTCAGAAAAAGGCCGAAACGTGAATGAAATGGCGCTTAGAACCCGTACTTCGGCCGAAAACTCGCTCTATTTTTCGAACGAAGTAACTTACTGAAAAAAGCGATCGTAGTTGTGTGCGGACGGAAGTGTCGATCGCGATAGTTCGCCCAGTTCAGCCCAGTTCTACTCCTGAAAGGAAGGAAACGGTTCGAAGTCGCTCGATGTCCCTCGATTGTTAGCGGTCGGGGTACGAACGCTCTCGAACGACCTTCGAAACCGTTCGAATGCCAGAACTAAAGTGCTATGCCTATGCGTCATTCTACGTCAAGCCACGCCCGGAGTAGTTGTTTCTAATGAGGAAAGAAACGCCTTTTCCTGGATACGGTGGCCACGCCCCCTGACTACCCCTTTCGCGGCCTTAATCTCTTGTGTAGGTGTGTCTCATtgagtcacgtgatcttgcgtttttttcttcaacgtTTCTCGCCAGAACGGCTTCGGAGGCCCACCGTAGCATTTGCGATACCTTTATTAAACCCATTCTTGGCGTAAGAGAAAGCCAAACGTGGTCGAGTCAGAGGAGAggctcctttcttttctagccTTCCtgcgttctcgttctcggcCTTCTCTACCGTATCCTCATTTCCGAGAGCTAAAGAACTCGAAGCACAATGGGAAAAATGTCACCACAAGTTGGAAGCGGTGTCTCAAATGGGCGAACAGTTTTTCAAGCCAGAAAAATAGCCCCCGTAGGCGGGAGGGCTCTTCTCAACGTCAAGAGACAAGGCACAAAGGATCATAGTGTATTAGTAGGATAAAGAATGGAAAGGTACAGTTTCTCATCTTGGCCACTCAGCCGCCACTGCGTCTATAGTTTCACCATAGCCAACCCGACCTGCAGAATACAGCTAGTTCAGCAAAGACTTCACACATAAACATAAAAAAACAGACATCGCAGAACGAAAAACGCCGGTTTCAAATACCCTACATGGTTGATGGCGGAAAAATTTCCGAAgctcattttttttttatgGATATCACACATCCATCCGCCGGAACTATCGTCGCATCGAAAATCATTTTATAACTTTTATCCGTTTCAATACGACGCCAGTCAGCCATGCCAGAGGCAATTGCCGACGTTAGAAGTACCGATAGTTCGGCGATATTTTTACCCACGCACCGATGCGCTCCAACGCCAAAGGGAATATAGTGCTTCACATTTCGAATGTGTTCGCGACGTTCTGGCCCGAATCTATCAGGATCGAACTTGTGGGGTTCGGaaaagccgtcgtcgaataGAACGTGGCGTAAGTTTGGAACGACCCACGTGTCCTTGGATATAAAAATGCCATTGATCTTGCAATCGCGCTTGGCCTTCAAGCCGAGACAGAAAAGCGGGTTTTCAAAACGTAGAATTTCTCTCATAACCTTAAGTAAGAAAATCGAGTATTTATAACAAAGTCCTACTTTACAGATCACTGCATCACTTACTTGCGTTGTGTAGGTCATCTGGTTCAATATTTCGGTGGTGATTGGACTGTCGTTCGGGCGAAGTTGGATCTGTTCACTGTGCATTCGAGCTAGAACGTCGGGATGGGCGCTCATGAGACCGAAAAATGCGGTCAGCGTCGATACGGTCGTGTCGAGACCCCCAAGAAGGAAACTCACTTGATGATCGATGACAATTCGTTTGATGTCAGAGTCTTCCAACTGGCCTTCGCTTTTCTCAATCAAAGACTGTATCCAATAGTCGGTAAAAGAATACAGCTTTCTCCCTTCTCTCGCGCGCTCAATGGAAGCCTGGACAATGGGCGTCATATCGCGAATCAATACTTTGCGAGCTTTCAAGGCACGCCAGAACGTCGTACCAGGAAAGTTCAAAGGAAACGCCTGAATTCCCTTTATCAATGCATAATAATTCTCTCTCCAACGTATGTGATGGTCATAGTCCGATCCCAAGAAAGCGTTcatgagaaaatcgaagaccATGTCGCGAGCTCTCGACTGAACCCGAATCGTCCCGCTTCCGTTATTTCGCTCGCACTCCCTGATCCAAAGACGAAGGTGCTTTCGAATATTGCTTTCCATCGTAGGCAAATACGACGTCAATCTCTTGCGCGAGAAAACGGAAATCAACGTTTTTCGAAGAAAGGCGTGTTCCGCTCCGCCCAAGAGCATCAGCGTCTTGCCGAAGAGGCTGCTGTCGGCGGCAGTTAGAGATATAGTGAAATCGCCGCCTTGTGCTTTCATAACGGTCTTGAATACAGTGGCATCGTTGACGAACAACGCAAATCTTTATAGTATACAACAAAATCAAGCGACgtctgattaattaattgattaattaattaattaaaattaattaaccaacAAGCAAGATACATTTTATTCTCTTATATCCATGGTTTAGCGGACTGAGACTGACACGCACAATAGacttagttaattaatctaacatttaattaattgcataCTCTCGCCTAAGCTGTGACCAGAGCCCTATAAAAGAGAGCTGCGACAACTCgatttatcacgtgactcacGTGAGCCACTGGACGCCATTTTGTGTCCAGCTTCGCCAGTTTAGGCTGATCGTACCGCTACCGTATGAAACTTCTACGTGACATAAACGTACTGTTTTTCGGGCAGCTGCTCTAACGCATCCCGCAAGCGGTACGATGTGCCTAAACTCGCGAAGCTGGACACAAGATGGCGCCCATATGTACGGGGTTGTCGCAGCTCTCTTTTATACGGCTTTGGCTGTGACTAGCGCGTCACGGAATAACATTTACCTCTGACATTTACTATGTACGTACCTTCCCAATAATGAATCCCACGACACTCTTCCTCTTGCGAAAGCTTCAGAGACAAACTTGTGCCCATCCCGTCCGAGCGGAATTAGGTTTCCTATAAAGGGAGGAACCCATTTGGGACCGGGAATGCCTTTTCCAAGCCGATGCAAGCGCCTCTGTTCCAACGCGGCAAGCACAACTAGGGTGAAAACAACAATagcgagagcgagaagcATCGTCACCGTCAGCCGTCAGGGCACTATAATAAGATTATTATGTCACCGTgaggaagtgacgtcaatggTTTCAAGTCCCGTACAACCATTTCCTTTGAAAGCTAGATTTAGTACAGTGACTAGCCGCCACTCGCAAAGCCGCGACCAAAAGTGAGGAACAATCACACCACGATTTGGAAGCGATGTCTCAAATGGACGAACAGGTTTTGCCACTTCGCAGCTGTTTCGATCTCTCAAGCCAGAAAAATTAGCCCTACAATATTAAGGCTGGGCTTTAATTACTCACCGTTGTCGTTTAATTGGGCGTGAATTAAACGTCAAGAGATATGGAACAAAGGTTATAGTAACCCAGTTATGAAATGGAAAGGTAGTTTCTTGGCCCCATGCACTGCCTCTATATATAGTTTCACCCTGAGTTTCACCATAGCAACCGACCAGCAATAGATGACGATGTTTCCCTGGCTAAGAATTCTCGGCCGATTCCTCGGCCGTTATAGGCATGTTACATACAGTATCTAGTTGAGCAAGAAGTTCACAAAAacacgaaacgaaaaatcgcgaaacgaaaaacaCCTGTTTCAAGTTTATGGcgaaaaaatttccaaaaatCATCTTTCTCTGATGGATATCACACATCCGTCCGCCGGAACTCTCGCAGCatcaaaaattattttgtaaCTCTGATCCGTTTCAATGCGATGCCAGTCCGCAATTCCAGAGGCAATTGCCGTGGTTAGAAGAATCGAAAGTTCGGCGAGATTTTTGCCCACACACCGATGCACTCCAACGCCAAAGGGAATATAGTGCTTCACATTTCGAATGTGTTCGCGACGTTCTGGCCCAAATCTATCAGGATCG contains:
- the LOC136187844 gene encoding uncharacterized protein, with the translated sequence MSALQAFERQCHAAGFDFPEKLKTLLTAKLSAASMKKRHGRPESDRERRARAYLALKNSMWYGGGLGRASVVDGPFEKSGPTYCWPAAVKDVLRGLYPEDVKNRADPGVRGPSTCERPIVDVELGEILEAFDAKRVDVAKRSRKEI
- the LOC136187064 gene encoding probable cytochrome P450 524A1, with the translated sequence MLLALAIVVFTLVVLAALEQRRLHRLGKGIPGPKWVPPFIGNLIPLGRDGHKFVSEAFARGRVSWDSLLGRFALFVNDATVFKTVMKAQGGDFTISLTAADSSLFGKTLMLLGGAEHAFLRKTLISVFSRKRLTSYLPTMESNIRKHLRLWIRECERNNGSGTIRVQSRARDMVFDFLMNAFLGSDYDHHIRWRENYYALIKGIQAFPLNFPGTTFWRALKARKVLIRDMTPIVQASIERAREGRKLYSFTDYWIQSLIEKSEGQLEDSDIKRIVIDHQVSFLLGGLDTTVSTLTAFFGLMSAHPDVLARMHSEQIQLRPNDSPITTEILNQMTYTTQVMREILRFENPLFCLGLKAKRDCKINGIFISKDTWVVPNLRHVLFDDGFSEPHKFDPDRFGPERREHIRNVKHYIPFGVGAHRCVGKNIAELSVLLTSAIASGMADWRRIETDKSYKMIFDATIVPADGCVISIKKK